The Catenulispora sp. GP43 genome includes a region encoding these proteins:
- a CDS encoding DUF695 domain-containing protein, whose product MSLGWDVYTCRVDGTPAVISLDLDLQTVADSGTHPQRLHVRHALRAPRENGLPDGTENEAMYALQDALVQALGEQTRAIYLACLTNGGYREHFFHLPAHADARAVVAKVESESGGYELETFAEEDPEWRYYHEFLWPDVRSMQYLMDRRVVQSLAEHGDQHSTPRPVDHYMGVPDEARARTLLADAQTAGFTGEVEKRSGQWMVHVEREDAVELDYIHGVVWELHEMAERLGGYYDGWGAPISK is encoded by the coding sequence GTGAGTCTGGGCTGGGACGTCTACACCTGCCGGGTCGACGGCACGCCGGCGGTGATCAGCCTGGACCTGGACCTGCAGACCGTCGCCGACAGCGGCACCCACCCCCAGCGCCTGCACGTCCGCCACGCCCTGCGCGCACCCCGCGAGAACGGCCTGCCCGACGGCACCGAGAACGAGGCGATGTACGCGCTGCAGGACGCATTGGTCCAGGCCCTGGGCGAGCAGACGCGCGCGATCTACCTGGCGTGCCTGACCAACGGCGGCTACCGCGAGCACTTCTTCCACCTGCCGGCGCACGCGGACGCCCGCGCCGTGGTGGCGAAGGTGGAGAGCGAGTCCGGCGGCTACGAACTGGAGACGTTCGCCGAGGAAGACCCGGAGTGGCGGTACTACCACGAGTTCCTGTGGCCGGACGTGCGCAGCATGCAGTACCTGATGGACCGCCGCGTCGTGCAGTCACTGGCCGAACACGGCGACCAGCACAGCACGCCGCGCCCGGTGGACCACTACATGGGCGTCCCCGACGAGGCGCGCGCCCGGACGCTGCTGGCCGACGCCCAGACCGCGGGCTTCACCGGCGAGGTGGAGAAGCGCAGCGGGCAGTGGATGGTGCATGTCGAGCGCGAGGACGCGGTCGAGCTGGATTACATCCACGGGGTCGTGTGGGAGCTGCACGAGATGGCGGAGCGGCTCGGGGGGTACTACGACGGGTGGGGTGCGCCGATCAGCAAGTGA